One Streptomyces sp. V4I8 genomic window carries:
- a CDS encoding metal ABC transporter permease has translation MDLLNYDFMQRALLAAVLVGITAPAVGIYLVQRRQALMGDGIGHVAMTGVGLGFLLSWSPVWMATIVSVLGAVLMELIRWYGRTRGDIALAMLFYGGMAGGVMFINLAPNGSNANLTSYLFGSLATVSESDVTAIILLAAFVVLVTLGLRRQLFAVSQDEEFARVTGLPVRALNLLTAITAAVTVTVAMRVVGLLLVSALMVVPVAAAQQLTRSFAATFAIAVAIGITVTIGGTVTSYYQDVPPGATIVLLTIGAFIALTALATPLARRRARALAAAQPSGDPAECAIPASREGSGKVGV, from the coding sequence ATGGACCTCCTGAACTACGACTTCATGCAGCGGGCGCTGCTCGCCGCGGTCCTGGTCGGCATCACGGCACCCGCCGTGGGCATCTACCTGGTCCAGCGCCGCCAGGCCCTGATGGGCGACGGCATCGGCCACGTCGCGATGACGGGCGTGGGCCTGGGCTTCCTGCTCTCCTGGTCCCCGGTGTGGATGGCGACAATCGTCTCGGTCCTCGGCGCGGTCCTGATGGAGCTGATCCGCTGGTACGGCCGCACCCGCGGCGACATCGCCCTCGCGATGCTCTTCTACGGCGGTATGGCCGGCGGCGTGATGTTCATCAACCTCGCTCCGAACGGCTCCAACGCCAACCTGACCTCGTACCTCTTCGGCTCCCTGGCGACGGTGAGCGAGTCGGACGTGACGGCGATCATCCTGCTGGCGGCCTTCGTGGTGCTGGTCACCCTCGGCCTGCGTCGCCAGCTGTTCGCGGTGAGCCAGGACGAGGAGTTCGCCCGGGTCACGGGCCTCCCGGTCCGCGCCCTGAACCTGCTGACGGCGATCACCGCGGCGGTGACGGTGACGGTCGCGATGCGCGTGGTCGGTCTCCTCCTGGTCAGCGCGCTGATGGTGGTGCCGGTGGCGGCGGCCCAGCAGCTCACCCGGAGCTTCGCGGCGACGTTCGCGATCGCCGTCGCGATCGGCATCACGGTGACGATCGGCGGCACGGTCACGTCGTACTACCAGGACGTCCCCCCCGGCGCGACCATCGTCCTGCTGACCATCGGCGCGTTCATCGCGCTGACCGCGCTCGCGACCCCGCTGGCCCGTCGCAGGGCCCGCGCCCTGGCCGCCGCGCAACCCTCCGGTGACCCGGCGGAGTGTGCGATTCCGGCCAGCCGTGAGGGCTCGGGCAAGGTCGGCGTCTGA
- a CDS encoding Fur family transcriptional regulator, protein MTVAGPPVKGRATRQRAAVAAALDEVDEFRSAQELHDMLKHKGDSVGLTTVYRTLQSLADAGEVDVLRTADGESVYRRCSTGEHHHHLVCRVCGKAVEVEGPAVEKWADAIAAEHGFVNVAHTVEIFGTCEECSAA, encoded by the coding sequence GTGACAGTCGCTGGACCGCCCGTAAAGGGCCGCGCGACTCGACAGCGGGCCGCCGTGGCGGCGGCCCTTGACGAGGTCGACGAGTTCCGCAGCGCGCAGGAACTCCACGACATGCTCAAGCACAAGGGCGACTCGGTCGGGCTCACCACGGTCTACCGCACCCTGCAGTCCCTCGCCGACGCCGGCGAGGTCGACGTCCTGCGCACCGCCGACGGCGAGTCCGTCTACCGCCGCTGCTCGACCGGCGAACACCACCACCACCTCGTCTGCCGCGTCTGCGGCAAGGCGGTCGAGGTCGAGGGCCCCGCGGTGGAGAAGTGGGCGGACGCGATCGCCGCGGAACACGGCTTCGTGAACGTGGCGCATACGGTGGAGATCTTCGGCACGTGTGAGGAGTGCTCCGCGGCCTGA
- a CDS encoding isoprenyl transferase — protein MVVRGFLGRQRREYRAPEPHPSGARAPKLPGELIPKHVAIVMDGNGRWAKERGLPRTEGHKVGAERVLDVLQGAVEMGVGAISLYAFSTENWKRSPDEVRFLMNFNRDFIRKTRDQLDELGIRVRWVGRMPKLWKSVAKELQVAQEQTKDNDKLTLYFCMNYGGRAEIADAAQALAEDVKAGRLDPSKVNEKTFAKYLYYPDMPDVDLFLRPSGEQRTSNYLLWQSAYAEMVFQDVLWPDFDRRDLWRACVEFASRDRRFGGAIPNEELLAMEGKQD, from the coding sequence ATGGTCGTACGCGGGTTCCTGGGGCGTCAGCGCCGCGAGTACCGGGCGCCGGAGCCGCATCCGTCCGGTGCCCGCGCGCCGAAGCTCCCCGGCGAGCTGATCCCGAAGCATGTGGCGATCGTCATGGACGGGAACGGTCGCTGGGCGAAGGAGCGGGGGCTGCCGCGTACCGAAGGGCACAAGGTCGGTGCCGAGCGGGTGCTGGACGTCCTCCAGGGCGCGGTCGAGATGGGCGTCGGGGCGATCTCGCTGTACGCCTTCTCCACCGAGAACTGGAAGCGGTCGCCGGACGAGGTGCGCTTCCTGATGAACTTCAACCGCGACTTCATCCGCAAGACCCGCGACCAGCTCGACGAGCTGGGGATCCGGGTGCGGTGGGTCGGCCGGATGCCCAAGCTGTGGAAGTCGGTCGCCAAGGAGCTCCAGGTCGCCCAGGAGCAGACCAAGGACAACGACAAGCTGACGCTGTACTTCTGCATGAACTACGGCGGGCGGGCCGAGATCGCGGACGCGGCGCAGGCCCTCGCGGAGGACGTGAAGGCGGGGCGGCTGGACCCGTCCAAGGTCAACGAGAAGACCTTCGCCAAGTACCTGTACTACCCGGACATGCCGGACGTGGACCTGTTCCTGCGCCCCAGCGGTGAGCAGCGCACCTCCAACTACCTTCTCTGGCAGAGCGCTTACGCCGAGATGGTCTTCCAGGACGTGCTGTGGCCGGACTTCGACCGGCGTGACCTGTGGCGTGCGTGCGTCGAGTTCGCCTCGCGTGACCGGCGGTTCGGCGGGGCCATCCCGAACGAGGAGCTGCTGGCCATGGAGGGCAAGCAGGACTGA
- a CDS encoding DUF1266 domain-containing protein — translation MGLWRWRRRGPKASRRYPVPLTTHQLWMVSLSAPVSRDRGASRTTLYPFARIDDDGARRWLAEQWEITSREQLVGRLDALSRSGYRARAYRVTGVSPLAWDAALYVDIARRGFACGLIDESDAWTALKNIVPAVVGTYGSWQEYAAHYLLGRQVWRDGLRGTADAGFPASQTTADAHLRALLDPENRSSPWNLAPWNTISHPDRTR, via the coding sequence ATGGGTTTGTGGAGATGGAGACGGAGAGGGCCGAAGGCGTCCCGCCGCTACCCCGTGCCGCTCACCACGCACCAGCTGTGGATGGTGTCGCTGAGCGCGCCGGTGAGCAGGGACCGGGGCGCCTCGCGGACCACGCTGTATCCGTTCGCGCGGATCGACGACGACGGGGCCCGGCGCTGGCTGGCCGAGCAGTGGGAGATCACGTCGCGTGAGCAGCTGGTCGGCCGGCTCGACGCGCTGTCCCGCAGCGGGTACCGGGCCCGGGCATACCGCGTCACCGGCGTCTCGCCGCTGGCCTGGGACGCCGCGCTGTACGTCGACATCGCCCGCCGGGGCTTCGCGTGCGGGCTGATCGACGAGTCCGACGCCTGGACCGCGCTGAAGAACATCGTGCCGGCGGTGGTGGGGACGTACGGCTCCTGGCAGGAGTACGCGGCCCACTATCTGCTCGGCCGGCAGGTGTGGCGGGACGGCCTGCGGGGCACGGCGGACGCCGGTTTCCCGGCCTCGCAGACGACCGCCGACGCGCATCTGCGTGCGCTGCTGGACCCGGAGAATCGTTCCAGCCCTTGGAATCTCGCGCCGTGGAACACCATCAGCCACCCGGACCGCACCCGGTGA
- a CDS encoding DUF397 domain-containing protein yields MREYDLSNASWRKSSYSDGNGGDCVEVAYDFPGAARWRKSTYSGGAGGEDCVEVADGIPGVVPVRDSKLASDSPVLLIPAHAWRGFLTSLR; encoded by the coding sequence ATGCGCGAGTACGACCTGAGCAACGCGAGCTGGCGCAAGAGCAGCTACAGCGACGGCAACGGCGGCGACTGCGTCGAGGTCGCGTACGACTTCCCAGGCGCCGCCCGCTGGCGCAAGAGCACCTACAGCGGTGGCGCTGGCGGGGAGGACTGCGTCGAGGTCGCCGACGGCATACCCGGCGTCGTCCCCGTCCGAGACTCCAAACTCGCCTCGGACAGCCCCGTACTCCTCATCCCCGCCCACGCCTGGCGCGGGTTCCTCACGTCTCTGCGGTGA
- a CDS encoding metal ABC transporter ATP-binding protein encodes MTEPVKPVEPVISLRGVRAELGSRPVLRGIDLTVDRGEVVALLGANGSGKSTAVRSVIGQVPVSAGEIELFGTPRARFRDWARLGYVPQRTTAAGGVPATVGEVVSSGRLSRTRFGVFRKADHAAVRRALDLVGMADRVKDSVNALSGGQHQRVLIARALASEPELLIMDEPMAGVDLASQEVLAQTLRAQVAAGSTVLLVLHELGPLEPLIDRAVVLRDGCVTHDGPPPKAVGQHALPGHDHVHPHAAHDAEPIRTGLLS; translated from the coding sequence ATGACCGAGCCCGTCAAGCCCGTCGAGCCCGTCATCTCCCTGCGCGGCGTACGCGCCGAGCTGGGTTCGCGCCCCGTCCTGCGCGGCATCGACCTCACCGTGGACCGCGGTGAGGTCGTCGCGCTGCTCGGCGCCAACGGCTCGGGCAAGTCGACCGCCGTGCGCAGCGTCATCGGCCAGGTGCCGGTCAGCGCGGGCGAGATCGAGCTGTTCGGCACCCCGCGGGCCCGGTTCCGCGACTGGGCGCGGCTGGGCTACGTCCCGCAGCGCACGACGGCCGCGGGCGGGGTGCCCGCCACGGTGGGCGAGGTCGTCTCCTCGGGCCGCCTGTCCCGCACCCGCTTCGGCGTCTTCCGCAAGGCCGACCACGCGGCCGTACGACGCGCCCTGGACCTGGTCGGCATGGCGGACCGGGTGAAGGACTCGGTCAACGCCCTTTCCGGCGGCCAGCACCAGCGCGTGCTGATCGCCCGCGCGCTCGCGTCCGAACCCGAGCTGCTGATCATGGACGAGCCGATGGCGGGCGTGGACCTGGCCAGCCAGGAGGTGCTCGCGCAGACGCTCAGGGCGCAAGTCGCGGCCGGTTCGACGGTCCTGCTCGTGCTCCACGAACTCGGCCCGCTGGAGCCCCTGATCGACCGGGCGGTCGTCCTGCGCGACGGCTGTGTGACGCACGACGGCCCGCCCCCGAAGGCCGTCGGCCAGCACGCGCTGCCCGGCCACGACCACGTACACCCGCACGCGGCTCACGACGCCGAACCGATCCGGACGGGACTGCTGAGCTGA
- a CDS encoding LysE family translocator: MSIAFLLTTLVVVATPGTGVVYTLAAGLSRGRRASVVAAVGCTLGIVPHMLATVTGVAAVLHASATAFQILKYAGVAYLLYMAWATLKDKEALAVDEGAAAPLSAGRVIMRGVLINLLNPKLTIFFFAFLPQFVNPGEANALPRMLALSGVFMLATFVVFAAYGILAASVRSRVTSRPRVMSWLRRGFAGSFVALGAKLAVTAR; encoded by the coding sequence ATGAGTATCGCCTTCCTCCTCACCACCCTCGTCGTGGTCGCCACTCCTGGCACCGGCGTCGTCTACACCCTCGCCGCCGGACTCTCCCGCGGCCGGCGCGCGAGTGTCGTGGCGGCCGTCGGCTGCACGCTCGGGATCGTGCCGCACATGCTGGCCACCGTCACCGGAGTCGCCGCCGTACTGCACGCGAGCGCGACGGCGTTCCAGATCCTCAAGTACGCCGGTGTCGCCTACCTGCTGTACATGGCGTGGGCCACGCTCAAGGACAAGGAGGCCCTCGCGGTGGACGAGGGTGCGGCAGCGCCCCTCTCGGCCGGGCGCGTGATCATGCGGGGCGTCCTGATCAACCTCCTCAACCCGAAGCTGACGATCTTCTTCTTCGCGTTCCTGCCCCAGTTCGTGAACCCTGGCGAGGCGAACGCCCTGCCGCGCATGCTGGCGCTCAGCGGGGTGTTCATGCTGGCGACGTTCGTGGTCTTCGCGGCGTACGGCATCCTCGCGGCCTCCGTTCGCAGCCGTGTCACCTCACGGCCCCGGGTGATGAGCTGGCTGCGGCGGGGCTTCGCCGGGTCGTTCGTGGCGCTGGGGGCGAAGCTGGCGGTCACGGCCCGCTGA
- a CDS encoding YcxB family protein: MDHQGRDIISGADAVELAYQPAREDFLKAVLVRERIRRLNLLRWALVALFVLLTVSQAMSGWPFSAVLTLLCAAMIWGIPHLQAHHGLRTVSWQGGYRTTVSDTGVTTVTDHVTLTQRWSVFRGYRETRDHLVLLSRDPNVLLVEVLPKRGAADPADVDRLRALLGHHLPRV, translated from the coding sequence ATGGATCACCAGGGGCGGGACATCATTTCGGGCGCGGACGCCGTCGAGCTGGCGTACCAGCCTGCGCGTGAAGACTTTCTCAAGGCCGTCCTCGTGCGGGAGCGCATACGTCGACTGAACCTGCTGCGCTGGGCTCTGGTCGCACTGTTCGTGTTGCTCACCGTCTCGCAGGCGATGTCGGGCTGGCCGTTCTCGGCGGTACTCACCTTGCTGTGCGCCGCCATGATCTGGGGGATCCCGCATCTGCAGGCCCATCACGGGCTGCGCACGGTCTCCTGGCAGGGCGGGTACCGCACGACCGTCAGTGACACGGGGGTCACGACCGTCACCGATCATGTGACGCTGACCCAGCGCTGGTCGGTGTTCCGGGGGTACCGGGAGACCCGCGACCACCTGGTCCTTCTCAGCCGGGACCCGAACGTCCTGCTCGTGGAGGTCCTGCCCAAGCGGGGCGCCGCGGATCCGGCCGACGTGGACCGTCTGCGCGCGCTGCTGGGCCACCACCTGCCCCGCGTGTAA
- a CDS encoding metal ABC transporter substrate-binding protein, whose translation MNVRRHHISGLALAAVTALGAGTLSACSSDSAAAGNTDKFDVVASFYPMAFLAEQIGGGHVNVSSLTEPGQEPHDLEISAQKRAQLEDSDAALYLKGLQPSVDETVEQSGLKTKIDAATLTKLEDHGDVEHEHEGEEANSEEEGHALDPHVWLDPVKYAEIAKGVGAAFEKADPDHAADYKKNTDALVKKLDGLNTQFADGLKNTRSKVFFTNHAAFGYLAERYGLTQEAISGVDPDSEPSPARIKELQQEAKADGVTTVFYETLVSDKTAKTLADDAGLKTDVLDPLEGITDKSKGDDYFEVMESNLAALKTALGAK comes from the coding sequence ATGAACGTACGACGACACCACATATCCGGGCTCGCCCTGGCGGCCGTCACCGCTCTCGGTGCCGGCACCCTCTCCGCCTGCTCCTCGGACAGCGCGGCCGCGGGCAACACGGACAAGTTCGACGTCGTTGCGTCGTTCTACCCCATGGCCTTCCTCGCCGAGCAGATAGGCGGCGGCCATGTGAACGTCTCCAGTCTGACCGAACCCGGCCAGGAGCCGCACGACCTGGAGATCAGCGCCCAGAAGCGGGCGCAGCTGGAGGACTCCGACGCCGCCCTCTATCTCAAGGGTCTCCAGCCGTCCGTCGACGAGACCGTCGAGCAGTCGGGCCTCAAGACGAAGATCGACGCCGCCACCCTCACCAAGCTGGAGGACCACGGCGACGTCGAGCACGAGCACGAGGGCGAGGAAGCCAACTCCGAGGAGGAGGGGCACGCCCTCGACCCGCACGTCTGGCTCGACCCGGTGAAGTACGCCGAGATCGCCAAGGGCGTCGGCGCGGCCTTCGAGAAGGCGGACCCGGACCACGCGGCCGACTACAAGAAGAACACGGACGCGCTGGTCAAGAAGCTCGACGGCCTGAACACGCAGTTCGCGGACGGGCTGAAGAACACCCGGAGCAAGGTCTTCTTCACCAACCACGCCGCCTTCGGCTACCTCGCCGAGCGCTACGGCCTGACCCAGGAGGCCATCTCCGGCGTCGACCCGGACAGCGAGCCCAGCCCGGCCCGGATCAAGGAGCTCCAGCAGGAGGCCAAGGCCGACGGCGTCACCACCGTCTTCTACGAGACACTGGTCTCCGACAAGACCGCGAAGACCCTCGCCGACGACGCGGGCCTCAAGACGGACGTCCTCGACCCCCTCGAGGGCATCACCGACAAGTCCAAGGGCGACGACTACTTCGAGGTCATGGAGTCCAACCTCGCGGCCCTGAAGACGGCCCTGGGAGCCAAGTGA
- a CDS encoding glycine--tRNA ligase, translating into MAADKIDTIVSLSKRRGFVFPCSEIYGGQRAAWDYGPLGVELKENLKRQWWRYMVTSREDVVGIDSSVILAPEVWVASGHVATFTDPLTECTSCHKRFRADHLEEAYEAKKGHLPENGLADVNCPNCGNKGQFTEPKQFSGLLSTHLGPTQDSGSIAYLRPETAQGIFTNFAQVQTTSRRKPPFGIAQMGKSFRNEITPGNFIFRTREFEQMEMEFFVKPGEDEKWQEYWMEQRWNWYTGLGLREENMRWYEHPKEKLSHYSKRTADIEYRFQFGGNEWGELEGVANRTDYDLGAHSKASGQDLSYFDQEAGDRWTPYVIEPAAGVGRAMLAFLLDAYVEDEAPNAKGKMEKRTVLRLDHRLAPVKVAVLPLSRNAELSPKAKGLAQALRQNWNIEFDDAGAIGRRYRRQDEIGTPFCVTVDFDTLDDNAVTVRERDSMKQERVSLDQIEGYLASRLIGS; encoded by the coding sequence GTGGCCGCCGACAAGATCGACACCATCGTCAGCCTGAGCAAGCGCCGTGGCTTCGTATTCCCCTGCAGTGAGATCTACGGCGGCCAGCGGGCCGCCTGGGACTACGGACCGCTGGGTGTCGAGCTCAAGGAGAACCTGAAGCGCCAGTGGTGGCGCTACATGGTGACGTCGCGCGAGGACGTCGTCGGTATCGACTCGTCCGTGATCCTGGCCCCCGAGGTCTGGGTCGCCTCCGGTCACGTCGCCACCTTCACGGACCCGCTGACCGAGTGCACCTCCTGCCACAAGCGGTTCCGCGCCGACCACTTGGAAGAGGCCTACGAGGCCAAGAAGGGCCACCTCCCCGAGAACGGCCTCGCGGACGTGAACTGCCCGAACTGCGGCAACAAGGGCCAGTTCACCGAGCCCAAGCAGTTCTCGGGTCTTCTCTCCACCCACCTCGGCCCGACGCAGGACAGCGGCTCGATCGCCTACCTGCGCCCGGAGACCGCCCAGGGCATCTTCACCAACTTCGCCCAGGTGCAGACCACTTCGCGCCGCAAGCCGCCGTTCGGCATCGCGCAGATGGGCAAGTCCTTCCGCAACGAGATCACGCCCGGCAACTTCATCTTCCGCACCCGCGAGTTCGAGCAGATGGAGATGGAGTTCTTCGTCAAGCCGGGCGAGGACGAGAAGTGGCAGGAGTACTGGATGGAGCAGCGCTGGAACTGGTACACCGGCCTGGGCCTGCGCGAGGAGAACATGCGGTGGTACGAGCACCCGAAGGAGAAGCTCTCCCACTACTCCAAGCGCACCGCTGACATCGAGTACCGCTTTCAGTTCGGCGGCAACGAGTGGGGCGAGCTGGAGGGCGTCGCCAACCGCACCGACTACGACCTCGGCGCGCACTCCAAGGCCTCCGGCCAGGACCTCTCCTACTTCGACCAGGAGGCCGGCGACCGCTGGACGCCGTACGTCATCGAGCCCGCGGCCGGTGTCGGCCGCGCGATGCTGGCGTTCCTCCTCGACGCCTACGTCGAGGACGAGGCGCCCAACGCCAAGGGCAAGATGGAGAAGCGCACGGTGCTGCGCCTGGATCACCGCCTCGCCCCGGTGAAGGTCGCGGTGCTCCCGCTCTCCCGCAACGCGGAGCTCTCCCCGAAGGCCAAGGGCCTCGCCCAGGCGCTCCGCCAGAACTGGAACATCGAGTTCGACGACGCGGGCGCGATCGGCCGCCGCTACCGTCGCCAGGACGAGATCGGCACGCCGTTCTGCGTGACGGTCGACTTCGACACCCTGGACGACAACGCGGTCACCGTGCGTGAGCGGGACTCGATGAAGCAGGAGCGGGTGTCGCTGGACCAGATCGAGGGGTACCTGGCCAGCCGGCTGATCGGCTCCTGA
- a CDS encoding VOC family protein has product MASTVTNIAIDCANAYQLARFWAEVTGHPVDPEDGPGDEETAVTLPGGPALYFNQVPEPKSTKNRLHLCLRPDTTRDEEVQRLLGLGASLVADRRTSDGRGWAVLADPEGNEFCVLLAESERDALPAPA; this is encoded by the coding sequence ATGGCCTCAACCGTGACGAACATCGCGATCGACTGTGCGAACGCCTACCAACTGGCGCGGTTCTGGGCGGAGGTGACCGGGCACCCCGTCGATCCCGAGGACGGGCCCGGTGACGAGGAGACCGCGGTCACGCTGCCCGGTGGACCGGCCCTGTACTTCAACCAGGTCCCGGAGCCCAAGTCGACCAAGAACAGGCTCCATCTGTGCCTGCGCCCCGACACCACGCGGGACGAGGAGGTCCAGCGGCTGCTGGGGCTGGGCGCCTCGCTGGTCGCTGATCGCCGTACGTCCGACGGTCGGGGCTGGGCCGTCCTCGCCGATCCGGAAGGCAACGAGTTCTGCGTGCTGCTGGCCGAGTCCGAGCGGGACGCGTTGCCCGCGCCCGCCTGA
- the recO gene encoding DNA repair protein RecO → MSLFRDDGIVLRTQKLGEADRIITLLTRGHGRVRAVARGVRRTKSKFGARLEPFSHVDVQFFARGSELIGRGLPLCTQSETIAPYGGGIVTDYARYTAGTAMLETAERFTDHEGEPAVQQYLLLVGALRTLSRGEHAPHLVLDAFLLRSLAVNGYAPSFGDCAKCGMPGPNRFFSVASGGSVCVDCRVPGSVVPSPQTLELLGALLTGDWETADACEARHVREGSGLVSAYLHWHLERGLRSLRYVEK, encoded by the coding sequence ATGAGTCTCTTCCGGGATGACGGCATCGTCCTGCGCACCCAGAAGCTGGGCGAGGCGGACCGCATCATCACGCTGCTCACGCGGGGGCACGGGCGGGTGCGGGCGGTGGCCCGGGGGGTGCGGCGGACCAAGTCGAAGTTCGGGGCGCGGCTCGAACCCTTCTCCCACGTCGACGTGCAGTTCTTCGCGCGGGGCAGCGAGCTGATCGGGCGCGGGCTGCCGCTGTGCACGCAGAGCGAGACCATCGCTCCGTACGGCGGCGGGATCGTCACCGACTACGCCCGCTACACGGCCGGGACGGCCATGCTGGAGACCGCCGAGCGGTTCACCGATCACGAGGGTGAGCCCGCTGTGCAGCAGTACCTGCTGCTCGTGGGGGCCCTGCGGACCCTCTCCCGCGGTGAGCACGCCCCGCACCTCGTTCTCGACGCCTTCCTGCTCCGCTCCCTCGCCGTCAACGGCTACGCCCCCAGCTTCGGCGACTGTGCGAAGTGCGGCATGCCCGGACCGAACCGCTTCTTCTCGGTGGCCTCCGGGGGCTCGGTCTGTGTCGACTGCCGGGTGCCCGGTAGCGTCGTACCGTCGCCGCAGACCCTCGAACTGCTCGGCGCGCTGCTTACGGGAGACTGGGAGACGGCCGACGCCTGCGAGGCGCGGCACGTCCGGGAGGGCAGCGGGCTGGTGTCCGCCTATCTGCACTGGCATCTGGAGCGCGGGCTGCGTTCGCTTCGGTACGTGGAAAAGTAA
- a CDS encoding DUF6879 family protein: MPKMFWRIVITAGAAGGAFLLTSILDQDDGNIWQWVASIVIGSAALIVQFLIDFGERFEKVDTRFNEILAATTLFSQVDGSVLRSDEVTRLVLGYTKVREQGGDIVQAFAEKELGRLAKMMEGLGSGSADCPGENHEWLIDITDCVKMTLDATSTSVDREFWSSGPADRYLAAQEKAIKRRGVEIRRLFIVRTEDEVTPELRALCDNQRRRGIDARIAVRSLMESSPRVSDFIVFDGELCHETKPDQENNPDSTLLSTDPDHIEDHVTQFTELWAEAERQQTSPRVTAET, encoded by the coding sequence ATGCCCAAGATGTTCTGGCGGATCGTGATCACCGCCGGCGCGGCGGGCGGGGCCTTCCTGCTGACCAGCATCCTGGACCAGGACGACGGGAACATCTGGCAGTGGGTGGCGTCCATCGTCATCGGCAGTGCGGCGCTGATCGTGCAGTTCCTGATCGACTTCGGGGAGCGGTTCGAGAAGGTCGACACGCGCTTCAACGAGATCCTCGCCGCGACGACGCTGTTCAGCCAGGTGGACGGTTCGGTGCTGCGCTCCGACGAGGTGACCCGGCTGGTCCTCGGCTACACCAAGGTCCGTGAACAGGGCGGCGACATCGTGCAGGCCTTCGCCGAGAAGGAGCTGGGCCGCCTCGCCAAGATGATGGAAGGCCTCGGCAGCGGCAGCGCGGACTGCCCCGGCGAGAACCACGAGTGGCTGATCGACATCACCGACTGCGTCAAGATGACCCTCGACGCCACCAGCACCTCGGTGGACCGGGAGTTCTGGAGCAGCGGGCCCGCCGACCGGTACCTCGCCGCGCAGGAGAAGGCGATCAAGCGGCGGGGCGTGGAGATCCGGCGCCTGTTCATCGTGCGCACCGAGGACGAGGTCACGCCGGAACTCAGAGCACTGTGCGACAACCAGCGCAGGCGGGGTATCGACGCGCGTATCGCGGTGCGGTCGCTGATGGAGTCGAGCCCCAGGGTGAGCGACTTCATCGTCTTCGACGGCGAACTCTGCCACGAGACCAAGCCGGACCAGGAGAACAACCCGGACAGCACGCTGCTGAGCACCGATCCGGACCATATCGAGGACCACGTCACCCAGTTCACCGAGCTGTGGGCAGAGGCCGAGCGTCAGCAGACGTCTCCGCGGGTCACCGCAGAGACGTGA
- a CDS encoding Scr1 family TA system antitoxin-like transcriptional regulator yields MANGSRLAAWEFFGAELKRRREDAGLTQVELGARVFVSGGYIGQFEQAIRKPQLDVAQRIDEALQTDGIFERMWRQLIKDQRYADYFAKAAELERLTTKICEFAPALVPGLLQTAGYARAVTLAMNRFATDEYIEDRVSGRLERQHILKDATRPVYWAVLHENVLRIPVGGPAVMAEQLERVAALTRERTVLVQVLPYAAGAYALMTGSLKLMEFEDAPPTAYTEAVYSGNLLDDPAVVKHAYAAYDLLRAAALSPEASLALIESAAEDFRRCASTT; encoded by the coding sequence ATGGCCAATGGTTCGAGGCTGGCGGCCTGGGAGTTCTTCGGTGCGGAGTTGAAACGGCGAAGGGAGGACGCCGGGCTCACCCAGGTGGAGTTAGGGGCTCGGGTATTTGTCTCCGGCGGATACATCGGCCAATTCGAACAGGCCATTCGGAAGCCTCAGCTTGATGTCGCGCAGCGGATTGACGAGGCCCTGCAAACCGACGGTATTTTCGAGCGGATGTGGCGCCAGCTCATCAAGGATCAGCGGTACGCGGATTACTTCGCGAAGGCGGCGGAGTTGGAGCGGCTCACGACAAAGATCTGCGAGTTCGCGCCCGCGCTGGTGCCGGGCCTCTTGCAAACGGCCGGGTACGCACGGGCGGTGACGCTGGCGATGAACCGGTTCGCGACGGACGAGTACATCGAGGACAGAGTATCGGGCCGCCTGGAGCGCCAGCACATCCTCAAGGACGCTACACGGCCCGTGTATTGGGCCGTGCTCCACGAGAACGTGCTGCGCATCCCGGTCGGCGGCCCGGCCGTCATGGCGGAGCAGCTGGAGCGGGTGGCGGCGCTGACGCGGGAGCGGACGGTGCTGGTGCAGGTGCTGCCGTACGCGGCTGGGGCGTACGCCCTGATGACCGGTTCGCTGAAGCTCATGGAGTTTGAGGACGCCCCACCAACGGCCTATACAGAAGCCGTGTATTCGGGGAATCTGCTGGACGATCCGGCTGTGGTGAAGCACGCGTACGCGGCATACGATCTGCTCAGGGCCGCCGCGCTGTCGCCGGAGGCGTCCCTAGCCCTGATCGAGTCGGCGGCGGAGGACTTCAGACGATGCGCGAGTACGACCTGA